One genomic window of Mustela lutreola isolate mMusLut2 chromosome 14, mMusLut2.pri, whole genome shotgun sequence includes the following:
- the TSEN15 gene encoding tRNA-splicing endonuclease subunit Sen15 isoform X2 — protein sequence MSKLPRFWILLSMPQMSSPASLKLRVLGFQVTRPGRFAPRCPDRSLHSVNSRSSAPETRVPPENTVLGRPSLSSFPFLPQRAQRRPHLQKSPGRERREALPAPRNRRPAAAAEGAEAFGGSQALSGAADSTGRRRAPGFWARRPLERSPRGRLPRCEFSPSGTRAPAHGFQPHRPGGGAHLTSLPGCAALRPQAARAGEAEPGRARAPASGRAQGAVHQRLAPLPGMAERDDSEPTPGCSGLGPGGVGGVGGGGAHPWAPEDAWMGTHPKVKVGMK from the coding sequence ATGAGTAAGCTGCCGAGGTTCTGGATTCTACTGTCAATGCCTCAGAtgtcctcccctgcctctctgaaaCTCCGCGTCCTGGGTTTCCAGGTCACCCGCCCAGGCCGGTTTGCACCTCGCTGTCCGGACCGCTCACTGCACAGTGTCAACTCCCGCTCCTCCGCTCCCGAAACCCGGGTCCCGCCGGAAAACACGGTTCTTGGCCGTCCcagtctctcttctttcccctttcttccacAGAGAGCTCAGCGACGTCCACACTTGCAGAAGTCACCTGGCAGGGAACGGCGCGAGGCTCTTCCGGCTCCCAGGAATCGGAGACCTGCGGCCGCGGCGGAAGGCGCAGAGGCGTTCGGTGGATCCCAGGCTCTCAGCGGGGCTGCAGACAGCACCGGCCGACGGAGAGCGCCGGGCTTCTGGGCTAGGCGTCCCCTGGAACGGTCTCCCCGCGGCCGTCTGCCCAGGTGTGAATTCTCGCCGAGCGGAACCCGAGCCCCCGCGCACGGGTTCCAGCCACACCGGCCAGGAGGCGGGGCTCATCTCACTTCCCTCCCGGGCTGTGCGGCCCTCCGCCCGCAGGCGGCGCGCGCCGGGGAAGCGGAACCCGGACGCGCGCGCGCCCCTGCTTCTGGCCGGGCTCAGGGCGCGGTGCACCAGCGGCTCGCCCCCCTGCCCGGCATGGCGGAGCGCGACGATTCCGAGCCCACCCCGGGCTGCAGCGGCCTGGGCCCGGGCGGCGTTGGCGGCGTTGGCGGCGGCGGCGCCCACCCATGGGCT